Proteins encoded in a region of the Bactrocera tryoni isolate S06 chromosome 4, CSIRO_BtryS06_freeze2, whole genome shotgun sequence genome:
- the LOC120773568 gene encoding neurogenic locus Notch protein — translation MWLLINNNTFPKSDIFWIKLLTSLLLICGFIGGGNAAGSSCLSVGCKNGGTCITQSNGHSFCNCSSRYVGEYCEHLNPCFTGLLRCQNGGTCQPSYRIDRLGISCICPLGFTESLCEIRVPNACDSSPCRNGGSCNLKTLDDYTCSCMNGYTGEYCETQNLCATSPCHNGGTCTSVAGGNSFKCLCPKGFKGQTCAEDVIECEANPCKHGGTCKNTHGSYQCMCPGGYTGKNCESKYIPCAPSPCQNGGTCRQSNGLMYECKCPPGFRGKHCEENIDDCPGNLCQNGGTCIDGINTYRCTCPPNFTGELCEEDVDECAMRPSVCQNGATCTNTHGNYSCICVNGWEGRDCSDNVDDCVAAACFYGATCIDGVGSFYCRCTPGKTGLLCHLDDACTSNPCHKDAICDTSPINGSYTCSCATGYKGVDCSEDIDECDQGSPCEHNGICVNTPGSFRCNCSQGFTGPRCETNINECESHPCQNEGSCLDDPGTFRCVCMPGFAGTQCEIDIDECQSNPCLNGATCHDMINGFKCSCALGFAGTRCQINIDDCQSQPCRNNGICHDSIAGYTCECPPGYTGTSCQININDCDSNPCHRGKCIDGDNSFKCVCDPGFTGYLCQTQINECESNPCQFGGHCIDRVGSYLCKCLPGTSGKNCEINVNECHSNPCNNGATCIDGINKYTCECVKGFTGLHCEININECASNPCANNGVCMDMVNGYKCECPRGFYDARCLSDVDECASNPCINGGRCEDGINEFICHCPPGYGGKRCEIDIDECSSNPCQHGGICIDQLNSFQCQCMPGYTGYRCETNIDDCLINPCVNGGSCIDLVNGYKCVCKVPFTGRDCESKMDPCSTHRCRNDAKCTPSPNFLDFSCTCKLGYTGRYCDEDIDECALSSPCRNGATCLNVPGTYKCLCAKGYEGRDCAINTDDCASFPCQNGGTCLDGIGDYTCLCVDGFDGKHCETDINECLSLPCQNGATCRQYVNSYTCTCPLGFSGINCQTNDEDCTESSCMNGGTCIDGINSYNCSCLPVFTGSNCQYKINKCDSQPCQNGATCHESGDEYTCHCPHGYTGKQCTEYIDWCSQSPCENGATCSQIKNQYNCKCDAGWTGKLCDVEMVSCEVAAMRKQVGLKQLCNNGTCKEMGNMHLCLCKQGYTGSYCQTDINECESQPCQNGGTCLDRVGEYKCICPKGFQGQNCELNIDDCSPNPCQNGGTCHDLVQSFSCSCPPGTLGIICEINQEDCVPGACHNNGTCIDRVGGFECACPAGFVGSRCEGDINECLSNPCSNAGTLDCVQLVNNYHCNCKPGYMGRHCEIKVDFCANSPCQNGGICSTKQSGHHCVCQVGFYGKNCEFSGNDCDSNPCQAGNCVVDMIRGYRCECPPGTEGVQCEIDTLDECASNPCLQGAACENLLGDFVCFCPSKWPGKRCEIYDANYPGWASDTSRGPLNKYTKDLEYQREMCIKRGCEQKKGNHKCDQECNTYACNFDGNDCSLGINPWVNCSAKIECWLVFMDGHCNEECNNAACLFDGRDCAKKLQPCNPTYEAYCQKHYADGHCDYGCNNAECNWDGLDCENNLEQPNLADGAISVVMLMDVKTFHEKQVEFLREMGHVLRTTVRVKKDSMGNDMIFTWKGTSHLTDLENSEFGRKHRIISTERNDQTGIQIYLEIDNRKCIDCFNRAAEAAEFLAASAAKYTLSPKFQIYSVRGVQNPGEDVEERPSNVKYVLIGISIVVFAFLGVLVTTQRKRAHGITWFPENFRTTTATAVNHQRRRRDTGQEMRNLNKNPSIACMSNDVNMNSGHMGHAPQWSDDESELPPQKRMRNEHGGYASDHTMVTDYEEADPRVWSQAHLEVADVRSSIMTPPAHQDGKHDVDVRGPCGMTPLMVAAVRGGGLDSGEDIENSDDQTAQVISDLLAQGAELNATMDKTGETSLHLAARYARADAAKRLLDAGADANCQDNTGRTPLHAAVAADAMGVFQILLRNRATNLNARMHDGTTPLILAARLAIEGMVEDLITADADINAADNSGKTALHWAAAVNNTEAVNILLMHHANRDAQDDKDETPLFLAAREGSYEACKALLDNFANREITDHMDRLPRDVASERLHHDIVILLDEHVPRSPQMMAMTPQTMIGSPPPGSQAQIISQPTVISSSKQPAQTTKSKAAKKAKLLEGSPDNLLDGGGSLRRKPGSKKGTGGSVSKKGGQNGLTAAQLLNGLGGGLTAHGQGLEGVDQQQLLDAGLSAVDSPPLSGLTSQPSPYDTSSLYSNAMAAPTHHHNDLLGNSNGAKQPPSYEDCIKNAQTMQSLVQQQQQQQQNNMDLIKMENYVYSRGSPFHQEMISQKANNQQSMNSLCGGGGGGGPGNLGHNGPGNMGNHEQGLSPPYSNQSPPHSVQSSMALSPHAYLGSPSPVKSHPSLPTSPTHMQAMRHATHQKQFGNNVNSLLGGAVNNTNSNSTNGPQSNASMNSPQSMSFQSPSSQSLSQQNSPVSVGIVSPTGSDGMMMAPQQTQQQQQQQQQLQQQQQQHQQQQNSKSSAIMQTMQQHQQQLGSLDFGSAGLDLNGFCGSPDSFHSGQMNPPSIQSTMSGSSPATNMLSPSSQHNQAFYQYLTPTSQHSGGLTPQHLVQTLDSYPTPSPESPGHWSSSSPRSTSDWSEGVQSPAGNNLYISGGHQANKGSEAIYI, via the exons GCTTCCGTGGCAAGCATTGCGAAGAAAATATCGATGACTGTCCCGGGAATTTATGCCAGAACGGCGGTACTTGCATAGATGGCATTAATACATACCGTTGTACCTGCCCGCCAAATTTTACCGGCGAACTGTGTGAAGAAGATGTGGATGAGTGCGCGATGAG ACCTTCGGTGTGTCAGAATGGCGCAACTTGCACCAATACACACGGCAACTATTCCTGCATATGCGTGAACGGCTGGGAGGGTAGAGATTGCAGCGATAATGTGGACGATTGTGTGGCAGCCGCCTGTTTCTACGGCGCCACTTGTATAGATGGTGTGGGTTCTTTCTATTGCCGTTGCACACCCGGCAAGACGGGTCTGCTGTGCCACTTGGATGATGCCTGTACGTCGAATCCGTGCCATAAGGATGCCATATGTGACACTAGCCCCATAAATGGTTCTTACACGTGCTCCTGCGCCACCGGTTATAAGGGTGTGGATTGTTCGGAGGATATTGATGAGTGCGATCAGGGTTCACCTTGTGAACATAACGGTATCTGTGTGAATACACCCGGCTCGTTTAGATGTAATTGCTCGCAGGGTTTTACGGGTCCACGTTGTGAGACGAATATAAACGAGTGCGAATCACATCCTTGTCAGAATGAGGGTAGTTGTTTGGATGATCCCGGCACTTTCCGTTGCGTATGTATGCCGGGTTTTGCTGGCACACAGTGCGAAATCGATATTGATGAATGCCAATCGAACCCCTGCTTGAACGGTGCCACCTGCCATGACATGATTAACGGGTTTAAATGTTCCTGTGCGCTCGGGTTTGCGGGCACACGTTGTCAAATCAATATAGATGACTGTCAGTCGCAACCGTGCCGTAATAATGGTATATGTCATGATTCCATAGCCGGTTATACGTGTGAGTGTCCGCCTGGTTATACGGGCACATCTTGTCAGATTAACATCAATGATTGTGATTCGAATCCCTGTCATCGTGGTAAGTGTATCGATGGTGATAACTCGTTCAAGTGCGTCTGCGATCCAGGCTTCACCGGTTACCTTTGCCAAACGCAAATCAACGAATGTGAGTCCAATCCTTGTCAGTTTGGTGGACATTGTATCGATCGTGTCGGTTCGTACCTCTGTAAGTGTCTGCCGGGCACATCGGGCAAGAACTGTGAAATCAATGTGAATGAGTGCCACAGCAATCCATGCAACAATGGTGCCACCTGTATTGACGGCATCAATAAATACACCTGCGAATGTGTGAAGGGATTTACTGGACTCCATTGTGAGATTAACATCAATGAGTGCGCCTCGAATCCTTGCGCCAATAATGGCGTATGCATGGACATGGTTAACGGCTATAAATGCGAATGTCCACGCGGCTTCTATGATGCGCGCTGTCTGAGTGATGTGGACGAGTGTGCTTCGAACCCGTGCATCAATGGCGGTCGTTGTGAGGATGGCATTAACGAGTTCATCTGCCATTGCCCACCCGGTTATGGTGGCAAGCGCTGTGAGATTGATATCGATGAGTGCAGTTCTAATCCATGCCAACATGGCGGCATCTGTATTGACCAACTCAACTCCTTCCAATGTCAGTGTATGCCCGGCTATACGGGATATCGTTGTGAAACAAATATTGACGACTGTTTGATTAATCCGTGTGTAAATGGCGGTTCTTGTATTGATTTGGTGAATGGCTACAAGTGCGTTTGTAAAGTACCGTTCACTGGTAGGGATTGCGAGTCCAAAATGGATCCTTGTTCGACGCACCGCTGTCGTAACGACGCCAAATGCACACCTTCGCCCAACTTTCTGGATTTCTCTTGCACCTGTAAGCTTGGCTATACTGGACGTTATTGTGATGAGGATATCGATGAATGTGCGCTCTCGTCGCCCTGTCGGAATGGTGCGACCTGCTTAAATGTGCCTGGTACTTATAAGTGCCTCTGCGCGAAGGGTTATGAAGGCCGTGACTGTGCCATCAATACCGACGATTGTGCTTCTTTCCCCTGTCAGAATGGCGGCACTTGCTTGGATGGCATAGGCGACTACACATGCCTCTGCGTCGATGGTTTCGACGGCAAACATTGCGAAACCGACATTAATGAATGCTTGAGTTTACCCTGTCAGAATGGTGCTACGTGTCGGCAGTATGTAAACTCCTATACCTGTACATGTCCGCTCGGCTTCTCGGGCATCAATTGTCAAACGAACGATGAGGATTGTACAGAAAGTTCCTGCATGAATGGCGGCACGTGTATTGACGGCATTAACAGCTACAACTGCTCATGTTTACCCGTTTTCACCGGCTCCAATTGTCAGTATAAGATCAATAAGTGCGACTCGCAGCCCTGTCAGAATGGCGCCACGTGTCATGAGAGTGGTGATGAGTACACATGCCATTGCCCACATGGTTACACGGGCAAACAGTGTACGGAATATATAGACTGGTGCTCTCAGTCGCCCTGTGAGAATGGGGCCACTTGCTCACAGATCAAAAACCAATATAATTGCAAGTGTGACGCCGGATGGACGGGCAAACTTTGTGATGTGGAGATGGTTTCCTGCGAAGTGGCGGCTATGCGTAAGCAAGTGGGTCTGAAACAGCTGTGCAACAACGGAACTTGCAAAGAGATGGGCAATATGCATTTGTGTCTCTGCAAACAAGGCTACACAGGCAGTTACTGTCAAACGGATATCAACGAGTGTGAGTCACAACCGTGTCAAAACGGTGGCACTTGCTTGGATCGTGTGGGCGAGTACAAATGCATTTGTCCAAAGGGGTTCCAAGGACAGAACTGTGAGTTGAATATCGATGACTGCTCTCCCAATCCATGTCAGAATGGCGGCACTTGCCACGATTTGGTACAATCCTTCAGCTGCTCTTGTCCACCGGGCACATTGGGTATCATATGCGAAATTAATCAGGAGGATTGCGTACCAGGTGCCTGCCATAACAACGGCACCTGTATTGATCGTGTTGGTGGTTTTGAGTGCGCATGTCCGGCTGGTTTTGTGGGCTCTCGTTGCGAGGGTGACATCAATGAGTGTCTTTCAAATCCCTGCTCCAATGCGGGTACTTTGGACTGTGTACAGCTGGTGAACAACTATCATTGCAACTGCAAACCTGGTTATATGGGACGTCATTGCGAAATTAAAGTCGACTTTTGCGCCAACTCGCCATGTCAAAATGGCGGCATTTGCTCAACGAAGCAGTCGGGACATCACTGTGTCTGTCAGGTTGGCTTCTACGGCAAGAATTGCGAATTCTCTGGCAATGATTGCGATTCGAACCCCTGTCAAGCCGGTAACTGTGTGGTGGACATGATACGTGGCTATCGTTGCGAGTGTCCGCCCGGCACCGAAGGTGTGCAGTGCGAAATCGACACTTTGGATGAGTGCGCTTCGAATCCGTGTCTACAGGGCGCTGCATGTGAGAACTTACTCGGCGATTTTGTGTGTTTCTGTCCCAGCAAATGGCCAGGCAAACGTTGTGAAATTTATGATGCTAACTACCCCGGCTGGGCTTCGGATACTAGCCGCGGTCCACTTAACAAATACACGAAAGACTTGGAGTACCAACGTGAAATGTGCATCAAGCGTGGTTGTGAACAAAAGAAAGGAAATCATAAATGTGACCAAGAGTGCAACACCTACGCTTGCAACTTCGATGGCAACGACTGTTCGCTGGGCATCAATCCGTGGGTAAATTGCAGTGCCAAAATCGAATGTTGGCTCGTCTTCATGGACGGGCATTGTAATGAGGAGTGTAATAATGCGGCTTGCCTCTTCGATGGTCGCGACTGTGCCAAGAAACTACAACCTTGCAATCCCACTTATGAAGCTTACTGCCAGAAACACTACGCTGACGGACACTGCGATTATGGCTGCAACAATGCCGAGTGCAACTGGGATGGTCTGGATTGTGAAAATAATCTCGAGCAACCGAATCTAGCGGATGGCGCCATCTCGGTGGTAATGTTGATGGATGTCAAAACTTTCCATGAGAAACAAGTCGAATTCTTACGTGAGATGGGTCATGTATTGCGCACTACGGTACGCGTCAAAAAGGACTCGATGGGCAATGATATGATCTTCACCTGGAAGGGCACATCGCACTTGACCGACTTGGAGAATTCGGAGTTCGGGCGCAAGCACCGCATAATCTCAACAGAGCGTAACGACCAAACTGGCATACAAATCTATCTGGAAATCGATAATCGCAAGTGCATAGATTGTTTCAACCGCGCCGCCGAAGCAGCTGAATTCCTAGCAGCTTCTGCTGCCAAGTACACGCTCTCACCAAAGTTCCAAATCTATAGCGTGCGTGGCGTACAGAATCCCGGCGAAGATGTTGAGGAACGTCCGAGTAACGTCAAATATGTGCTTATCGGCATCAGTATTGTAGTGTTCGCATTCCTTGGCGTGTTGGTGACTACGCAACGTAAGCGTGCTCATGGCATTACCTGGTTCCCAGAAAATTTCCGTACCACCACCGCCACAGCTGTGAATCATCAACGTCGTCGACGTGACACTGGGCAGGAGATGCGTAATTTGAATAAGAATCCCTCGATCGCCTGCATGAGCAACGATGTCAACATGAATTCTGGTCATATGGGTCACGCGCCACAATGGTCGGACGACGAATCCGAACTGCCACCACAAAAACGCATGCGCAACGAGCATGGCGGTTATGCTAGCGATCATACAATGGTAACCGATTATGAGGAAGCTGATCCACGCGTCTGGTCGCAAGCGCATCTGGAGGTAGCTGATGTACGTTCTTCCATTATGACACCGCCGGCACATCAAGATGGCAAACACGATGTGGATGTGCGTGGACCATGTGGCATGACACCACTTATGGTGGCGGCCGTGCGCGGTGGCGGTTTGGATTCCGGTGAGGACATAGAGAACTCTGACGATCAAACGGCGCAAGTGATTTCCGATTTGTTGGCACAGGGCGCTGAGCTCAACGCCACGATGGACAAAACGGGTGAGACCTCTCTACATTTGGCTGCACGTTATGCGCGCGCTGACGCTGCTAAACGTTTACTGGATGCTGGCGCTGACGCCAATTGTCAAGATAATACTGGACGTACACCACTACATGCCGCTGTGGCTGCCGATGCAATGGGCGTCTTCCAAATATTATTGCGGAATCGCGCCACCAACTTGAACGCACGCATGCATGATGGCACCACGCCGCTGATACTCGCCGCACGCTTAGCCATCGAGGGTATGGTTGAGGACTTAATCACGGCCGATGCGGACATAAATGCTGCTGATAACTCGGGCAAGACAGCGCTGCACTGGGCAGCCGCTGTCAATAATACCGAAGCTGTGAATATACTGCTTATGCACCATGCCAATCGCGACGCACAGGACGACAAAGATGAAACACCACTCTTTCTGGCGGCACGTGAAGGCTCATATGAGGCCTGCAAAGCGTTGCTGGATAACTTTGCCAATCGCGAGATCACCGATCACATGGATCGTTTGCCACGTGATGTTGCATCCGAGCGTTTACACCACGACATCGTTATACTTTTGGACGAACATGTGCCGCGTTCGCCACAAATGATGGCCATGACGCCACAGACAATGATCGGTTCACCGCCACCAGGCAGTCAAGCGCAAATCATCTCACAGCCCACTGTCATTTCATCGTCAAAACAGCcagcacaaacaacaaaatcgAAAGCGGCGAAAAAGGCAAAGCTATTGGAGGGCAGCCCGGACAATTTGCTCGACGGCGGCGGCAGTCTGCGACGCAAACCGGGCTCAAAAAAGGGGACAGGGGGCTCGGTGTCAAAAAAGGGCGGACAAAACGGCCTTACGGCAGCACAACTGCTGAATGGCTTGGGTGGTGGACTGACAGCGCACGGCCAGGGGCTGGAGGGAGTGGATCAACAGCAACTGCTGGATGCCGGTCTCAGTGCAGTGGACTCGCCACCACTGTCGGGCCTAACAAGCCAACCGAGCCCATACGACACGTCGTCCCTGTACTCGAACGCGATGGCGGCGCCAACACATCACCACAACGATCTGCTGGGCAACAGCAACGGCGCGAAACAACCACCCAGTTATGAAGACTGCATAAAA AATGCGCAGACAATGCAAAGTTTggtgcaacaacagcagcagcaacagcaaaataatatggatttaattaaaatggagAATTATGTGTACTCGCGTGGTTCGCCCTTTCATCAGGAAATGATCAGCCAGAAGGCCAACAACCAGCAAAGCATGAACTCGCTTTGCGGCGGTGGAGGTGGTGGCGGTCCCGGCAATCTCGGTCACAACGGCCCTGGCAATATGGGCAACCACGAGCAGGGGCTGAGTCCGCCCTACTCCAATCAATCGCCGCCACATTCCGTGCAGAGCAGCATGGCGCTCTCGCCGCACGCCTACCTAG GTTCGCCGTCGCCCGTGAAATCGCATCCCAGTCTGCCCACCTCGCCCACACACATGCAGGCCATGCGACATGCCACGCACCAGAAGCAGTTCGGCAATAATGTGAACTCGCTGCTGGGTGGCGCTGTGAACAACACGAACAGCAATTCGACGAACGGGCCACAGAGCAATGCGTCGATGAACTCGCCGCAAAGCATGAGCTTTCAATCGCCCAGCAGTCAGAGTTTATCACAACAAAATTCACCGGTGAGTGTGGGCATTGTCTCGCCAACCGGCAGTGATGGCATGATGATGGCGCCacaacaaacacagcaacagcagcagcagcaacaacagctgcagcaacaacaacagcaacatcagcagcaacagaATTCGAAAAGTAGTGCAATAATGCAAACTAtgcaacaacaccagcaacagcTTGGCAGCCTCGACTTCGGCTCGGCCGGTTTGGACTTGAACGGCTTTTGCGGTTCACCAG ATTCATTTCACTCCGGCCAAATGAATCCGCCTTCGATACAGAGCACTATGTCGGGCTCCTCGCCCGCCACCAACATGCTCTCGCCATCCTCCCAGCACAATCAGGCCTTCTACCAGTATCTAACGCCGACGAGTCAGCACTCCGGTGGCCTGACGCCGCAACATCTGGTGCAAACGCTCGATAGCTACCCCACGCCCTCACCGGAATCGCCCGGCCATTGGTCGAGCTCATCGCCACGCTCCACATCGGACTGGTCGGAGGGCGTGCAATCGCCAGCGGGCAATAATCTCTACATCTCCGGCGGACATCAGGCCAATAAGGGTTCGGAGGCCATTTACATTTGA